CGTCGAGTTGCTGGTGTCGTCGACCGGCTGATCATCGGGTTCGTAGtgtttgatcaagtcgtcCAAATTCTCGTGGTAGTTGATACCAAAACTCTTGCTATTTTTGAGATTATACTGAAGCTGTTGGGGGctcaacttgttcttcaatatcagCTTGCGAGGGGTGGATGAGGTCAGCAGGAACAGCAGTTTACGTTTTTTGTAGTCAATGGGAGGTTTTAGGGTGTAGTTATTGGTGCTACCCTCCACGTTGTAGTACGAGGCGGAAATGTCACTCATGAGAGATGAGCCATACCCGAAGTTGATGTCTTTGAAGTCGATGCTGGGGtgagattcttcaaggccaaggtACTCATCACTGACGTTGTTGAACGACACGGCTCGGGAGTAGTCGTGAGCAACTGACAGAGACATCACCAGATGTGGGGAATGAGGGAGTAGCCTAGTAGGGGAAGTGAAAGTCGAACCAGATACGCCTGGAAGGAATGGGTGGTGTGTTTGACGTGTCAATAATGAAACGAAGTTTGTGGCGACGGGGAGTAAAAAAATGATTTGGTGCAACCAGGTGAATATTTAACGTGATGGGTGAGTTGTCTGATAAAGGCGAAAATATCTTGGCAGTAAACGAGGGTTCAATGTCGCGAAATTCTGGAAGGCCCTACTTTTGCGGGAGAGGGGAAGATAAGATGGCAGCCGTATCCTGTGCCCATGATATGATGTGGATAAAGTTGGTAGGGTAACAGGTAATGAGTAGGCTGTGTTAACAAAGAGGCGCTGTTAACTGCTTGGCAAACTGTGTTTAATACTGCCAAGACATTTATCTAGGAGTGCCAGATGTGGCGGTGAACCCGAGGGTTTCCGCGACATTTTCTTTTCTGCCCGTGAGGTTTACGACATCCAAATCCGGGGTAAAATAATATTTTTCATTCATTTCATGTGGTGGCGGCGCTTGCCGAGTAGGCGATCCTGGTGGGCGATGGTGGGTGATGGACGCCTACAACCAGGATTACCAGGAAGAGGGGTATGGGTGAGAGTTGGTGACAAATGACAAGTGACAGATGACAAATAACAGACCTATCTGCTATGTTTGGGTTCTGTTATCGTCTGCGTGAATTTCACATATTTCGCTCCTCCACAACCATAATAAGAACAATGAGTTAAACACACGAAAGCCAATAAAGTCCCGAAAATCTCAACCTACTCACTTGGATCACCTGTTTGGGCTTGTACACATGTGCTTTCCATAGAGGCCGGTGCCGGGCCTGAGGTAAAGTCCGGGGACACGGCGTGTACGTCCAGGAGTGTGTGTCCAGACTAGTTGCGGCGTGTGCATCCAGGCGTGTGCGTCCAGACTATTTGGGGCGTGTCGGGTCAAACCCCCCTCGGTGTGCACATAGTCCAACACCCATCTTGCGCCAGGGGAAACCGGTGCCGCCACGATGAATCTGTGAAATTCCCAGCAACTCATTATTATCAAATGGCTGAAACGCAAAAATAAGCAACCgacaatttcaacaattaTGACTACTTCACCCATTTTCGACAAATTGCCGGTGTCTGAGTTCCGGAACATCAACGAggccaagtccaagaacgTCCCCGAAGAATGCCCGCAGGACTCACCCATTGACCTCAACATACGCTCCGGACCCATtctcaagctcttcaactGCAATGATAAAGGTTCCTCACGGTATTTGGCAAGTCTTTTACTCGTTTTGGAAGACTACGACGAGGTGCCTTCCATAACCTACCAGTTGGGTGATTCTAACTCCCAGGAAGTGGTGGGAAAAGGAAACTTTGACGGGAATTGTTTCTACAAGCATGAAAACCTCCAATTCTACCGGTACATGATAGACCTCCCACTCCAACCACACGAGTCGGTATGCCTGTACGCCATCAACGGCCAGACAACGGCATACTGGAAGTTCTATCTCCCGGCTTCCACCCAGTCTATGAACATTGTCAGTTTCAGCTGCAACGGCTTCTCATTAGCGTGCGATGCGGCCCAATACCCTTCCAGCTTGTGGTTTGATGTATTGAACCGGCACTCACAAAACCCATACCACGTGATGTTGGGCGGTGGTGACCAGATCTACTGCGACTCCGTCAAGGTGATGAGTACCAAGATGCAGCAGTGGACGCAAATTGACGGAtttaagaagaaacagCAGATGCAGGTGGATGAAGCATTTGAACAGGATTTGCACAACTACTATCTCCACCACTACATGGCCTGGTTCGGCAAGGGCTTCTGGGTGGGCAAGAAGTCGCGGTACCTTGACTCGCTCTTCCCCATGGCCATGGCCACCATCCCGTCAATCAACATTTTTGACGACCACGATATTATTGACGGGTTCGGCTCGTACCCCGAAGCCACCATGGCTTCGCCCGTGTTCAAGGCCATCGGTGAGATTGCCTTTTTGTACTACATGATtttccaacatcaccagttgCCGCAGGAGCGGTTGCAACCGCAGTTTGATTCGCTGTGGATAGTGGGCACCACCAAACCCCGGTACGTTCCGTACCTCAACCGGTCGTTGTTCACACGGTTGGGCCCCGAGATCGCGGTGGTGGGCTTGGACTGTAGAACCGAGCGGAGCTTGCTGAAGATTGTGTCTGACAGCTCCTACAAGGGCATTTTTGGCCGCATGAAACTGGAACTTGAGCTGAACCCTGACATCAAACAtcttttggtgatgttgggTGTACCCATCTTGTACCCACGGTTGGTGTGGTTGGAGATGGTGTTGACGTCGCCGTGGTTGAAGCCTCTCCGGAAGTTGGCGGAGATGGGGGTCATCAACAAGGGACTTTTAAACGAATTCGACGGGTCCATCGAAGTATTGGACGATATCAACGACCACTGGTGCTCCAAAAACCACAAGGCCGAGCGCAATCGGCTTGTCAGAGACCTCATGGAGTTTGGGGCCCAGCACTCAGTTCGAATCACCATTTTAAGTGGAGACGTGCACTTGTGCTGTATTGGCCGATTGAAGTCGAGAGTCCACCATCATCCCACCTTCCATCCCATCAAAAAAGACAACTTTAAGCAACAGAACCGTAACACCTTGGAGTTCCCGCAGTACGACCCGCGGTTGATGTTCAACGTGACGTCGTCGGCCATTATCAACGCTCCTCCACCCGATGCCATGGCCACCTTGTTGGACAAACGGTCCAAAGTGCACCATTTTAACCGGGATTGTGACGAGGACGTGGTTCCACTCTTCAACGTGAACCCCGATGGTCATCCGCGAGCCAACTTgcagtttttgaacaagcGGAACTGGTGtgatttgaacttggccaaacaCTCGGTGCACAAAAACGAGGTGAGCCATGAAGACGACGAACGGATAGTCAGCAGGTATCCGGGGTCCACAAAGGTGGCCCCGGCCCCGTCGCTGTCCCACAACAGTTACGAGCGGTTCATCGAGTACCCGCTTTTGGCAGACAGTTTGGTGACCACCATACATGTGGAGGATGATGCTAAGGACTTTGACTGTAAAACCATGGGATATGAGTTATTGATTCCTCCATTGATGGGGAGCTACgagcttgaagatgtggTGATCAAGCATGTGAATGAATCGAGCGATTAGTGTAAACAGTTTTGGCTCTGATTCTTATATATCTCTACTGTAATATATTCATCCAATAATCGCTCGCCCTGTTATCGCGAAGTTATCTTTTTTCACCAAACATCGACCATGGGAATCAAGAGGGAGAATGAGCACGAGGATTCACCCACTGAGTCCAAGATCCCCCGAGTCTCCTCCCCTTCATTGAGTCTCTCTCGCCCCATCTCTGCCTGTCAGCGATGCCGCaagaaaaaaatcaaaTGTGACCAAAACTTCCCAAAGTGCTCCAAGTGTGACAAGGCTAACGTCGAATGTATAGGTTTGGACCCCGCTACCGGTAGAGAGGTTCCTCGATCCTATGTCACCCACTTGGAAGATCGGATTGCTGCCTTGGAAATGAAACTCAAGGAGCTGGGTGTCGACCCCCAGGTGGTTCATGATCTTGCTGCTTCTACCGAGaacaccacctccaaaagTTCCATCAGTGACAAAGACCAGGAAGAAATCCAGGACCAACGAGAGCAGGGCGTGCTCATGAACCAggtcaagttcaactccatcaacgCCAAGGATAACCGGCTGGAGGCCACCCACCACCTGATTTCGTttgccaagttgatgtcCACCGccgtcaagttcaaaaaaaGATGTTCCAATGTGTCCTCCACCCCTGAAATCGAGCTCGATCCCACCACCCTGAACGTGGTGTCACTGGAGGAGATTCTTCCGGCCTTGTTGCCTCCCAAGAAAACTGCCCAGGAGTTCGTTCGGGTGTTCTTTGCTCAGTCCAACTCCCAGTGTCCTGTTCTTCACCGAGAAGAGTTTTTGCAAACGTGCTTTTTACCCATCTACGGGAGGTTGGACACAAACATCACATTGGCCTCCAACTACACGGCCATCAACATGTCGGGACTCGAAGACGACCCGTACTATAGAGATGAATCTTTGACATGGCTCGCTCAGTACAAACAGGCGTTGAACGAAAGAATGAGCTACTACAAGGCCAACAACCAGAAGGTGGACACTTCCACTCTCTCAAATGAGATCAGTGTGCCCCTCAAGTTCCACAAACCGTTGTTTTTCCTAAACATCGTATTTGCAATCGCTTCTTCCACTCACCATTTACAATATCCCACCAACATATCTGATTCCTTACGATTAGCAGCCTTGAAATACATCGACCAGGTCTACACCTCGTCCGACCAGTTGGAGGTGCTCCAGGGATTGTTGCTAACGGCGTTATATTCTATCATGAGACCTGCGGTGCCTGGTTGTTGGTACTTGGTGGGTTCTGCCTTGAGACTCTGTGTGGACTTGGGTCTTCACTCGGAGTCCATCAACCAAACGTTGAAGATTGACTCGTTCACGTTGGACAAGAGAAGAAGGCTTTTCTGGTGTACCTACTCGTTGGATAGACAAATTAGTTTCTATTTGAGTAGACCCGATGGAATCCCCGATGAGTATATCACCACCCGGTTCCCCAGTGAATTGGACGATGCGTTGATTGTTCCTCACGATGTGAAGGTTCAGGATTATTCCGATAAGACCAGTAGCCTGTCGAGTTACAAAACAATATCTATTTCTATGTTCAGAGTGAGACAAATCCAAAGTCAAGTGCAACGAATGCTCTTTGGGAACTCCGATTTACCCAGACAGTTCAACACCTTACTGGAATGGAAACAAAACATTTCCAAGCAGCTTAAGAGCTGGAAGAGCACATGTCCCAAAACTAGAAGAAAAATGAATTGtgatttcaacttggacttttttGGATTGAACTATAATCATACTCTATTGATTTTGCACGGATTGTCtcccaaaaacttcaagttgaataagaAGGACTTTTCCAAGGTGAGCGAATGCGCTAAAGAACTCATCAATATCTACACCCAgttgttgaccaacaaaTGTATCAACTATACGTGGGCTGCGGTTTTGAACTTATTCATGGCCGGAACCTCATACTTGTACAGCATCTACAACTCGGAGGTTGTGCGGTCTCAAAACTCCTTATTCGAGgtcaagaaaatcaccCAGGAGTGTATTACCGTCTTGAACACATTAATCGATAGATGTGATGCTGCTTCAACGTGTAAAAACACATTTGAGATGTTGACGGCTGCTGttgtcaaaatcaagtatAATGAAACGGTCCACGGTAGTGTCCGACTTGGaccttccaccaaaattAGTATTGCCAAAGGGTACCTGAAtaacaacttgaataacCTCGTTGCCCATATCCAAAATGAAAGCACCCAAGAAATAGAACCCAGCCAAACCCCAGAAGAACCAAGTTTATCATATAAACCCGACGATATTCTGGGCAAATTGGAAACTGACCATGATTCTTATGCGATACCCTCTGTTCCATCGGATAATTCTCCCGATTTGTTACACCATGATATTCCTATTGCCCACCAGTTCGAGAGGCCGATGTTGCAGAACcttttctccaacaaaatgaCCCAGTCCACCCCAGACTTCAATACACCATCAACATTTGAGTGGACCAGTTCCAACGCAATGTATGGCAACGAATTGGAACACTTTTTTgacgagttggagaagtcgCCgctttcaacaaactcCAGACGAAACAGCTACAGTGACGCCGATCTCAACCATCAGCTCTTTGTAgatcatcgtcatcttgCAAACGAGAATGGAGCTTTCAACACAACTCCATACTCGCACGATTCCAATGACTCGAATGGTTCTTCTCCCGTCATATTGAACCGTATGATTCCCAACCGACAGGTGCCAGAGAACACGGCTGCCCAGTTCACAGGTATTGAAAGTGACCGCCCCGTTCTGCAAATGGCACCTCCTTTTGATAACAGAATCCCTCACGATGGCCGCAAGGTTTACGAGTTGATTCATCAGGTCCCAACAAACCCCATTTGGGACCAGTTTTTCACCAGTGGctccaacaccttctcAGGACTCCATTTCGAAGGCTCGCCTACTCCCCAGTGAGCAGTGGCCTTTCATAGACTTTGTACAATATATACCACATAATAGAGGCGTTTGTATTAGGGGAGATGGCTAATGGTCTGTAATACCGAAATATTCTCTTGAGTGAGTTCGCTTCCATTCAACGCCAGGATCTCGATGGCGTCGACATCTTCCCCGTTGAAGTAGCCGGTCACGTCGATGACGGTCCCCTTTTTAACAACCTGAGAATCGTACTTTCCTATGTTGTGGAGCCACACCTTAACACTACTGGGAGTCACACACAGCATTGACCGGATGGCTATGTGGTTCGACTCGTAGTCAAACCTGAGTGTTTGCACTATGAGACGAACTCGTAGCGTATCGCTTTCGGACAGCTGTGGGAACCTGGTCTTCAATTCCTCAGGATTCAATATAAGCACCGTCATTTGGAGATAGCGAGACTTTCGCGGTCCCAAGTTTTTGAGATGAGCACAGTTTAGCatgaaggtgttgattgaaagaGACAAGTTTTTATCGGACTACGAGGTGCTTGAACATCTCAAGGCCACCCAAAACCCGAAGgataagaagaaaagtAAGCACGGTgggttggagttggagatCGTTTCCAAGGAGATCATATCTTTT
The sequence above is drawn from the Yamadazyma tenuis chromosome 3, complete sequence genome and encodes:
- the PPR1 gene encoding Fungal specific transcription factor (COG:B; EggNog:ENOG503NX6Y): MGIKRENEHEDSPTESKIPRVSSPSLSLSRPISACQRCRKKKIKCDQNFPKCSKCDKANVECIGLDPATGREVPRSYVTHLEDRIAALEMKLKESGVDPQVVHDLAASTENTTSKSSISDKDQEEIQDQREQGVLMNQVKFNSINAKDNRSEATHHSISFAKLMSTAVKFKKRCSNVSSTPEIELDPTTSNVVSSEEILPALLPPKKTAQEFVRVFFAQSNSQCPVLHREEFLQTCFLPIYGRLDTNITLASNYTAINMSGLEDDPYYRDESLTWLAQYKQALNERMSYYKANNQKVDTSTLSNEISVPLKFHKPLFFLNIVFAIASSTHHLQYPTNISDSLRLAALKYIDQVYTSSDQLEVLQGLLLTALYSIMRPAVPGCWYLVGSALRLCVDLGLHSESINQTLKIDSFTLDKRRRLFWCTYSLDRQISFYLSRPDGIPDEYITTRFPSELDDALIVPHDVKVQDYSDKTSSSSSYKTISISMFRVRQIQSQVQRMLFGNSDLPRQFNTLSEWKQNISKQLKSWKSTCPKTRRKMNCDFNLDFFGLNYNHTLLILHGLSPKNFKLNKKDFSKVSECAKELINIYTQLLTNKCINYTWAAVLNLFMAGTSYLYSIYNSEVVRSQNSLFEVKKITQECITVLNTLIDRCDAASTCKNTFEMLTAAVVKIKYNETVHGSVRLGPSTKISIAKGYSNNNLNNLVAHIQNESTQEIEPSQTPEEPSLSYKPDDISGKLETDHDSYAIPSVPSDNSPDLLHHDIPIAHQFERPMLQNLFSNKMTQSTPDFNTPSTFEWTSSNAMYGNELEHFFDELEKSPLSTNSRRNSYSDADLNHQLFVDHRHLANENGAFNTTPYSHDSNDSNGSSPVILNRMIPNRQVPENTAAQFTGIESDRPVSQMAPPFDNRIPHDGRKVYELIHQVPTNPIWDQFFTSGSNTFSGLHFEGSPTPQ
- a CDS encoding uncharacterized protein (EggNog:ENOG503NVQT; COG:S); this translates as MTTSPIFDKLPVSEFRNINEAKSKNVPEECPQDSPIDLNIRSGPILKLFNCNDKGSSRYLASLLLVLEDYDEVPSITYQLGDSNSQEVVGKGNFDGNCFYKHENLQFYRYMIDLPLQPHESVCSYAINGQTTAYWKFYLPASTQSMNIVSFSCNGFSLACDAAQYPSSLWFDVLNRHSQNPYHVMLGGGDQIYCDSVKVMSTKMQQWTQIDGFKKKQQMQVDEAFEQDLHNYYLHHYMAWFGKGFWVGKKSRYLDSLFPMAMATIPSINIFDDHDIIDGFGSYPEATMASPVFKAIGEIAFLYYMIFQHHQLPQERLQPQFDSSWIVGTTKPRYVPYLNRSLFTRLGPEIAVVGLDCRTERSLSKIVSDSSYKGIFGRMKSELESNPDIKHLLVMLGVPILYPRLVWLEMVLTSPWLKPLRKLAEMGVINKGLLNEFDGSIEVLDDINDHWCSKNHKAERNRLVRDLMEFGAQHSVRITILSGDVHLCCIGRLKSRVHHHPTFHPIKKDNFKQQNRNTLEFPQYDPRLMFNVTSSAIINAPPPDAMATLLDKRSKVHHFNRDCDEDVVPLFNVNPDGHPRANLQFLNKRNWCDLNLAKHSVHKNEVSHEDDERIVSRYPGSTKVAPAPSSSHNSYERFIEYPLLADSLVTTIHVEDDAKDFDCKTMGYELLIPPLMGSYELEDVVIKHVNESSD
- a CDS encoding uncharacterized protein (EggNog:ENOG503PRNF; COG:S); the encoded protein is MTVLILNPEELKTRFPQSSESDTLRVRLIVQTLRFDYESNHIAIRSMSCVTPSSVKVWLHNIGKYDSQVVKKGTVIDVTGYFNGEDVDAIEISALNGSELTQENISVLQTISHLP